AAAAATGGTAAAAATTTATTTATTCGTGTGCCGATAGGCACAAATATTATTGATATAAAAAAAAATATAATTATTATTTCATTAAAAAAAAATAAACAAGTTTTTTTAGCAGCAAAAGGAGGTAATGGAGGATTAGGGAATATTAATTTTAAATCTTCTATAAATAGAACTCCATATAAAAGAACTGAAGGTGTCTTAGGAGAAAAAAAAAAAATAAAATTAGAATTTATTATAAAAGCTGATGTAAGTGTATTAGGTTTACCTAATTCAGGGAAATCAACATTTATAGAAAAAATATCTTCGGCTAAAACTAAAACTGGGGATTATTTTTTTACAACTACAAAACCTATTTTAGGAATTATTAAAAATAAATTAAATAATTCTTTTATTTCTATATTAGATGTTCCTAGTATTATTAATAAATCTTCTCTTGGGAAAGGTTTAGGATTAAGTTTTATTAAGCATTTTAAATATTGTAATTTATTATTACATTTTATAGATGTATCTTTAATTAACATTAAAAAT
This genomic window from Enterobacteriaceae endosymbiont of Donacia marginata contains:
- the cgtA gene encoding Obg family GTPase CgtA, with protein sequence MKFFDEAIIYIKAGKGGNGCISFHHAKFIPKGGPDGGNGGKGGDIYFISDNNINNLNNFHRKNNYISQDGFKGQNYQCTGKNGKNLFIRVPIGTNIIDIKKNIIIISLKKNKQVFLAAKGGNGGLGNINFKSSINRTPYKRTEGVLGEKKKIKLEFIIKADVSVLGLPNSGKSTFIEKISSAKTKTGDYFFTTTKPILGIIKNKLNNSFISILDVPSIINKSSLGKGLGLSFIKHFKYCNLLLHFIDVSLINIKNNLSLSNIINIINYEIKKYDKKILLKEQWLILNKIDLLYNKDDLIYYSKKILKEYKFISKFYFISSKKNIGIKKLSLDLLKYLNK